Proteins from a genomic interval of Sparus aurata chromosome 21, fSpaAur1.1, whole genome shotgun sequence:
- the tm6sf2a gene encoding transmembrane 6 superfamily member 2 isoform X1 → MRPPVEVSVCLLSLLAPGVLYTINNIPALQEPLPILGVGMVVLGSILLLTLLIVRNQKKVDPLFYAFAEFSFTCLVGLTNALEQDGFISGFMGFYVKKGEPHMSTAYAVMMSYWEGVLHYLLFLIIIHRMFKGKSYRSLALLWAGSSMAHQIVLVPGVVVGKYGSNIRPAFWRNIPFFLAPFWAASVLFSRPREMPIVTADKISVEQKKSLLFRPVDLVLSLLLLAAGAFSVFRGFVVLDCPLDACFTYIYQYEPYLKDPVGFPRVTMLVYLFYAVPLLTAFIYGLRTPGCSWMLDWTIFFAAAMAQTQWCHIGASLHSRTPFTYRVPADKWWPVIGLNVLLVAAPALLALRCYSSPAYFMKPVPKGQANNEKKKN, encoded by the exons aTGAGGCCGCCGGTTGAAGTGTCCGTgtgcctcctctctctgctggctCCTGGAGTCCTGTACACCATCAACAACATCCCCGCTCTCCAGGA GCCTCTTCCTATCCTGGGAGTGGGAATGGTCGTCCTGGGATCCATCCTCCTTCTCACCCTCCTCATTGTGCGAAACCAGAAGAAAGTGGACCCCTTATTCTACG CGTTTGCGGAGTTTTCTTTCACCTGCCTGGTGGGACTGACGAACGCTTTGGAGCAGGACGGGTTCATCTCCGGCTTCATGGGCTTCTACGTGAAGAAG GGCGAGCCTCACATGAGCACGGCCTACGCGGTGATGATGTCTTACTGGGAGGGCGTCCTTCActacctcctcttcctcattaTCATCCACCGCATGTTCAAAGG GAAGTCGTACCGCAGCCTGGCGCTGCTGTGGGCGGGCTCCTCGATGGCCCATCAGATCGTCCTCGTCCCAGGAGTGGTTGTCG GTAAATACGGGTCTAACATCCGACCAGCCTTTTGGAGGAACATTCCCTTCTTTTTGGCTCCTTTCTGGGCGGCGTCTGTGCTGTTCAGCAGACCCAGAGAGATGCCCATCGTGACCGCAGACAAG ATTTCAGTGGAGCAGAAGAAAAGTCTGCTGTTTCGACCCGTCGACCTCGTCCTGTCGCTCCTGTTGCTCGCGGCGGGGGCCTTCTCTGTGTTCAGAGGCTTC GTGGTGCTGGACTGTCCTCTAGACGCCTGTTTCACCTACATCTACCAGTACGAGCCCTACCTCAAAGACCCAGTGGGCTTTCCCAGGGTCACG ATGCTGGTGTATTTGTTCTATGCCGTTCCCCTGCTGACGGCCTTCATCTACGGTCTGAGAACACCTGGATGCAGCTGGATGTTGGACTGGACCATCTTCTTTGCGGCGGCCATGGCTCAG aCCCAGTGGTGCCACATCGGAGCATCTCTGCACTCCCGCACTCCCTTCACGTACCGAGTCCCAGCAGACAAGTGGTGGCCCGTTATCGGCCTCAACGTGCTGCTCGTCGCCGCCCCGGCTCTGCTCGCCCTGCGCTGCTACAGCAGCCCCGCTTATTTTATGAAACCTGTTCCCAAGGGACAGGCCAACaacgagaagaagaaaaactag
- the tm6sf2a gene encoding transmembrane 6 superfamily member 2 isoform X2, protein MVVLGSILLLTLLIVRNQKKVDPLFYAFAEFSFTCLVGLTNALEQDGFISGFMGFYVKKGEPHMSTAYAVMMSYWEGVLHYLLFLIIIHRMFKGKSYRSLALLWAGSSMAHQIVLVPGVVVGKYGSNIRPAFWRNIPFFLAPFWAASVLFSRPREMPIVTADKISVEQKKSLLFRPVDLVLSLLLLAAGAFSVFRGFVVLDCPLDACFTYIYQYEPYLKDPVGFPRVTMLVYLFYAVPLLTAFIYGLRTPGCSWMLDWTIFFAAAMAQTQWCHIGASLHSRTPFTYRVPADKWWPVIGLNVLLVAAPALLALRCYSSPAYFMKPVPKGQANNEKKKN, encoded by the exons ATGGTCGTCCTGGGATCCATCCTCCTTCTCACCCTCCTCATTGTGCGAAACCAGAAGAAAGTGGACCCCTTATTCTACG CGTTTGCGGAGTTTTCTTTCACCTGCCTGGTGGGACTGACGAACGCTTTGGAGCAGGACGGGTTCATCTCCGGCTTCATGGGCTTCTACGTGAAGAAG GGCGAGCCTCACATGAGCACGGCCTACGCGGTGATGATGTCTTACTGGGAGGGCGTCCTTCActacctcctcttcctcattaTCATCCACCGCATGTTCAAAGG GAAGTCGTACCGCAGCCTGGCGCTGCTGTGGGCGGGCTCCTCGATGGCCCATCAGATCGTCCTCGTCCCAGGAGTGGTTGTCG GTAAATACGGGTCTAACATCCGACCAGCCTTTTGGAGGAACATTCCCTTCTTTTTGGCTCCTTTCTGGGCGGCGTCTGTGCTGTTCAGCAGACCCAGAGAGATGCCCATCGTGACCGCAGACAAG ATTTCAGTGGAGCAGAAGAAAAGTCTGCTGTTTCGACCCGTCGACCTCGTCCTGTCGCTCCTGTTGCTCGCGGCGGGGGCCTTCTCTGTGTTCAGAGGCTTC GTGGTGCTGGACTGTCCTCTAGACGCCTGTTTCACCTACATCTACCAGTACGAGCCCTACCTCAAAGACCCAGTGGGCTTTCCCAGGGTCACG ATGCTGGTGTATTTGTTCTATGCCGTTCCCCTGCTGACGGCCTTCATCTACGGTCTGAGAACACCTGGATGCAGCTGGATGTTGGACTGGACCATCTTCTTTGCGGCGGCCATGGCTCAG aCCCAGTGGTGCCACATCGGAGCATCTCTGCACTCCCGCACTCCCTTCACGTACCGAGTCCCAGCAGACAAGTGGTGGCCCGTTATCGGCCTCAACGTGCTGCTCGTCGCCGCCCCGGCTCTGCTCGCCCTGCGCTGCTACAGCAGCCCCGCTTATTTTATGAAACCTGTTCCCAAGGGACAGGCCAACaacgagaagaagaaaaactag